A window of Apium graveolens cultivar Ventura chromosome 8, ASM990537v1, whole genome shotgun sequence contains these coding sequences:
- the LOC141678284 gene encoding ADP-ribosylation factor GTPase-activating protein AGD12-like, which produces MAASGKARLKNMLLDRDNRFCADCSAPDPKWASANIGVFICLKCCGVHRSLGAHISRVLSVTLDDWSDNEVDSLMEIGGNAAANSIYEAYFPEGVSKPGPRASNEERSKYIRAKYETQDFIKPSLRINSNSSKSDSPKRSSAQKFMDELKSSSSKNEEGMVEFIGVIKIKVIEGRSLAVRDMMTSDPYVLVKLGQQKVQTTVVKSNLNPVWNEELMLSVPLNYGLLKVEVYDHDMFSADDIMGEAEVDIQPMINSATAYGDPSMFGNMQIGKWLKSDDNALTEDSTVEIIDGKVKQKMALKLMNVESGEMDLEIEWMPLEQ; this is translated from the exons ATGGCAGCCTCAG GTAAAGCAAGACTAAAGAATATGTTGCTTGATAGAGATAACCGTTTTTGTGCTGATTGTTCTGCTCCGGACCCCAAGTGGGC GTCAGCCAATATTGGAGTTTTTATATGTTTAAAATGTTGTGGTGTGCATAGAAGTCTCGGTGCTCATATTTCAAGG GTTTTATCTGTGACATTAGATGATTGGTCTGATAATGAAGTTGACTCGCTGATGGAGATAGGTGGAAATGCTGCTGCAAATTCAATCTATGAGGCTTATTTTCCTGAAGGAGTTTCAAAGCCTGGACCACGTGCTAGTAACGAGGAACGTTCTAAATATATTAG AGCTAAGTATGAGACTCAAGACTTTATAAAGCCCAGCTTGCGGATCAATTCAAATTCATCTAAAAGTGATTCTCCAAAGAGAAGTTCAGCGCAGAAATTTATGGATGAATTAAAAAGTAGTTCATCAAAGAACGAG GAAGGCATGGTGGAATTTATTGGAGTAATAAAGATCAAAGTGATCGAGGGCAGAAGTTTGGCTGTTCGGGACATGATGACAAGTGACCCTTATGTTCTTGTGAAGCTTGGGCAGCAG AAGGTCCAAACAACTGTTGTCAAGAGTAACCTGAATCCTGTATGGAACGAGGAACTGATGCTTTCTGTCCCTTTGAATTATGGACTCTTGAAAGTG GAAGTTTATGATCATGATATGTTTTCCGCGGATGATATTATGGGAGAAGCGGAGGTTGATATCCAGCCAATGATAAACTCTGCAACGGCATATGGTGATCCTAGTATGTTTGGAAACATGCAGATTGGAAAATGGTTGAAATCAGATGACAACGCCCTAACAGAAGATAGCACAGTAGAAATCATTGATGGTAAGGTGAAACAGAAGATGGCTCTAAAGCTTATGAACGTAGAATCTGGAGAAATGGATTTAGAAATAGAATGGATGCCTCTCGAGCAATAA
- the LOC141676694 gene encoding accelerated cell death 11 has product MASLNLSTGADHDNNKPLRRIAEAFKSLSNSIKKDDNTNTTNSISQTLEIENSVLELAPFSNACSLVSPLFRCLGIAFRFAEMDYVAKVDDLVEASKSISTLQAMMDDDIRSDFVRKGGSHTRNLLRVKRGLDMVRVLFEQIIVTEGNSLKSPASTAYAQVFAPHHNWAIRKAVAAGMYALPTKAQLLTKLNEDEASARTQMQIYIGASAAVILYIDKLFHSKDLGIDW; this is encoded by the exons ATGGCAAGTCTAAATTTAAGCACCGGCGCCGATCACGACAACAACAAGCCGCTGCGTAGAATAGCAGAAGCATTTAAATCTCTCAGCAATTCAATTAAAAAAGATGATAATACTAATACTACTAACAGTATTTCACAAACCCTAGAAATTGAGAATAGTGTGCTTGAGCTTGCTCCTTTCTCAAATGCTTGTTCTCTGGTGTCTCCCCTTTTTCGATGTCTCGGTATCGCCTTTCGGTTCGCTGAAATGGATTATGTAGCCAAA GTTGATGACCTTGTTGAGGCGTCAAAGTCAATATCGACTTTACAAGCGATGATGGATGATGATATTCGGTCTGACTTTGTGAGGAAGGGTGGCAGTCATACCAGGAATCTGTTGAGGGTGAAGCGAGGTCTTGATATGGTTCGGGTCTTGTTTGAGCAGATTATAGTTACCGA AGGGAATTCTCTGAAGAGTCCAGCTTCCACAGCTTATGCACAGGTGTTTGCTCCACACCATAATTGGGCTATCAGGAAAGCTGTTGCTGCAGGCATGTATGCTCTTCCCACGAAGGCACAACTTCTAACAAAGCTCAATGAAGATG AGGCTTCAGCAAGGACGCAAATGCAGATATATATAGGTGCATCTGCTGCTGTAATTCTGTACATCGATAAACTCTTCCACTCAAAAGATCTTGGCATTGATTGGTAA